CAATTCGGGCAAACGATTGGCTTGTGGCGTCATCCAGGCAGGGTGATTGTTTACCCCTTTTGCTTGGTGGTCGATCGGACTTTAGTGGAGGAGTGGAAAAAGGGGAAAATACCTTCGAAGCGCAACGATCGGGAAAATAAGCTTTTGCTCCTTGAACCTCGTAGAACAGGTGGCTAGAAACTACAACGGCTGGCAGGAGAAGCAGGTTTCCAGGCGGAGCGACTCCGGAACCCAGCTTAGCAGAACAACGAATTTACGGGATCAAGAAGCGGTACCTCTGTGTTCGCTTCGAAGCGGCTACTACTTTACCGCTTCCCCGTGAATCGTTGTGGAGCGGACAGACTAATCTTCTTCGTAGGGTGTAGGCTGGAGCGGAGATCGGAAACCTGCTTCTCCCCACCTCAGCTATGTTGATATCCCCATCTTTGTTAATGGCTACACCAAGCTTTTGCCGGGGAGTTGCACGGTAATGAATAGAAAATTTATTGATTCCTTTCTGTACAAAAAGACTCTGTCGCACGTACCACATAGCGATTACAGAGTCTTTTTTCATGTATCAGGAACGCAAGAGAGCTAGATCAAATTTCGGGACAAGCCCCTCATCTGCAGCCCGAGAGAGCAATGCCGTGATTGCGGCAAATCCATCCTCCCCCAAGTCTCGCGTAAATTCATTGACGTACAAATCAATATGCGCTTGTGTAACCTCTGGCGCCATCTCTTGTGCGTGACACGCGACGTATTCTTTCGATGCTTGAGGATGTGCCCATGCGCATTCGACGGAAGCACGCGTCCATTTGGTCAAAGAATCGATATCCATAGAGCGACGCGCGATAATAGCACCCAAAGGAATCGGCAGACCCGTGTCTGACTCCCACCAGTTGCCCAAGTCTGTCATCAACGTCAATCCGTAGTTTTGGTAAGTAAATCGCGCTTCGTGAATGACCAGACCCGCATCAATTTTTCCATCACGCACAGCCGGCATGATCTCATGGAACGGCATGACGACAATCTCGCCTACGCCACCAGGCACGTTTTGCGCTGCCCACAACCGGAACAACAAGTAGGCTGTTGAACGCTCACTCGGAACAGCCACCCGCTTACCTGACAGTTGAGCTGGGTCGCTACTGTCTTGCGTCAAAACGAGAGGGCCGCACCCTCTGCCCAACGCGCCACCGCACGGAATCAGTGCGTAGTCTTTCAACACCCATGGCAGAGCCGCATAGGAAATTTTCATGACCTCTGGGCCTTCCGTGTTGATGGCCAAGTGATTGGTAATATCGATATCTGCATACATAATATCCAGCTCAGGAGCACCCGGAATGAGCCCGTGCGCCCAGGCATGGAATACAAAGGTGTCATTTGGACATGGGGAAAATGCGATTTTCATCATAATACCTCCCGTAATACGGAACTGGCCGCTTCCAATGCAGCCAATGCGTCTTTGATTCGCCATGCGGACTTGTCTCGTGGTCCAATCGCATTGGATACTGCCCGGATCTCTAATACAGGTACGCCGACATCCTGTGCAGCAACGGCTACGCCATACCCTTCCATCGCTTCGGCAGCAGCACCTGGCATCCTTTTGGAAAGCACTAGCGCCGTCGCAGCTGTACCGGTCACAGTAGACAGCGTGAGGACAGGTCCCTTTCTCGCAGACAAGCCTGCTCGTTGCAGAGCATCTGTCACATGTGCAACCAGCTCTTGATCGACTGGGACACTGGCAGAACCGAATCCGAGCTCGTCCAAGCTAGAAAAACCCTCTGCCGTTTCTGCTCCAAGATCCGCGCATACGATTTCACTGGCAACAACCAGTGAGCCTACCTCCGCTTGGTCGACAAAACCACCACTGATCCCGGCACAAATGACCAAATCAAATGGCTCTTCTGTCGCCAAAATTCTCGCCGTACTCGCCGCAGCAGCGATCGGACCTACTCCACCGATTCGGACCGTGAACCGACTGTCATCGCGAAGCCCGCGCAAAACCGCCACACGCTCCGGCTCGACTGAGGTTACGATCAGCACTCGCTTCTCGTTTTGTGCAGCCTCCATTGGCAAACTGCCTCCTTCCTACCCTCGACTTTTGTTGCTATTTTTACTTTCATTCCACTTCCAACGTTATCGCTACTTTCACTCGGTGTAAAGTTGTTTACGCAGTTTGCTAGAATTCAGGAAAAATATTACAATAGCTGTCCGTAGTAATTCCACGAAAGAGGTTCTCGTATGAAACCACTCTAACGCCTTCTATTTCGTACGTATGATTGTCTAACAG
This is a stretch of genomic DNA from Brevibacillus choshinensis. It encodes these proteins:
- a CDS encoding 1,4-dihydroxy-6-naphthoate synthase; amino-acid sequence: MKIAFSPCPNDTFVFHAWAHGLIPGAPELDIMYADIDITNHLAINTEGPEVMKISYAALPWVLKDYALIPCGGALGRGCGPLVLTQDSSDPAQLSGKRVAVPSERSTAYLLFRLWAAQNVPGGVGEIVVMPFHEIMPAVRDGKIDAGLVIHEARFTYQNYGLTLMTDLGNWWESDTGLPIPLGAIIARRSMDIDSLTKWTRASVECAWAHPQASKEYVACHAQEMAPEVTQAHIDLYVNEFTRDLGEDGFAAITALLSRAADEGLVPKFDLALLRS
- a CDS encoding futalosine hydrolase, which codes for MEAAQNEKRVLIVTSVEPERVAVLRGLRDDSRFTVRIGGVGPIAAAASTARILATEEPFDLVICAGISGGFVDQAEVGSLVVASEIVCADLGAETAEGFSSLDELGFGSASVPVDQELVAHVTDALQRAGLSARKGPVLTLSTVTGTAATALVLSKRMPGAAAEAMEGYGVAVAAQDVGVPVLEIRAVSNAIGPRDKSAWRIKDALAALEAASSVLREVL